In Hyalangium ruber, a single window of DNA contains:
- a CDS encoding glycosyltransferase: MNQDTPLVTVIIPVKNGGALLRECLAAVFRQKTDFPFEVLCVDSGSTDGSLDTIRAFPARLMEIDPSTFGHGRTRNLAVQHSHSPFVALITQDAVPADRAWLRELVAPMRENEQVAGVFGRHAPHPDCMPAEAYMLERHFANFGADTTLFRIKPGPEGWAHYEANKPYYRFFSDNNAALRRSVWTRIPYRDVEFMEDQMWASDVLEAGYIKAYAPRSVVRHSHNYSPLVQARRTFDEARYHREYFDLPDMPGIRRLMHHSLLQSKQDVRQLMADPREKDKLSKAAVTVGRNVGQALGWFLGDRHELLPQAVIRRISLHHQLKGDADARVARSSLLQDASKALQSTLASRGKLDTVSTVGHKVAISWKQYRREGISKALLSAHRALRTPPKEPRGWWEQDHYRLLAQPPKARAVVPSSSARTLDPEHLVINWVIPPFGRGGGGHMTIFRTIHFLELLGHRCRVYMTDSHGLPPEPMRLQAMVHQWFLPIQAPVLHLGEEEMEPADIVMATAWHTAYRVRATNCAPVKAYFIQDYEPDFFGVGAEWQMAEDTYRFGFYGLTAGPWLESLMRTKYGMHARSFQLAVDHDVYYPDPVLRDGKRKVFAYMRPNTTRRGFELVALSLGQVKARFPEVEIHIAGAELPPSALPFPFVSHGVLDFDGLRRVFSASDVAVCLSFTNYSLLPQELAACGCPVVDIDVESTHQAYPEGAVVLAPPTVAGISQEVCRLLEDEALRQRTIAAGFQYVRGLSWEKAVLQTEEALKEFALLGTGRASQQAPLLGVVR, from the coding sequence ATGAATCAAGACACTCCGTTGGTGACCGTCATCATTCCCGTCAAGAACGGCGGGGCCCTGCTACGCGAGTGTCTCGCCGCGGTCTTCCGTCAGAAGACGGATTTCCCCTTCGAGGTGCTCTGCGTCGACAGCGGCTCCACGGATGGTTCCCTGGACACCATCCGAGCCTTCCCGGCCCGCCTGATGGAGATCGATCCGAGCACCTTCGGACACGGCCGTACGCGCAACCTGGCCGTCCAGCACAGCCACAGCCCGTTCGTCGCGCTCATCACCCAGGACGCCGTCCCGGCGGACCGCGCCTGGCTGCGAGAGCTGGTCGCCCCGATGCGGGAGAACGAGCAGGTGGCCGGCGTGTTCGGCCGCCACGCGCCGCACCCCGACTGCATGCCCGCCGAGGCGTACATGCTGGAGCGGCACTTCGCCAACTTCGGCGCCGACACCACCCTGTTCCGCATCAAGCCGGGGCCCGAGGGGTGGGCGCACTACGAGGCGAACAAGCCCTACTACCGCTTCTTCTCCGACAACAACGCCGCCCTGCGCCGCTCGGTGTGGACCCGCATCCCCTACCGGGATGTGGAGTTCATGGAAGACCAGATGTGGGCCTCGGACGTCCTGGAGGCGGGCTACATCAAGGCGTATGCGCCTCGCTCGGTGGTGCGCCATAGCCACAACTACTCGCCGCTGGTCCAGGCGCGCCGCACCTTCGATGAGGCGCGCTACCACCGCGAGTACTTCGATCTGCCCGACATGCCCGGCATCCGCCGGCTGATGCACCACAGCCTGCTCCAGTCCAAGCAGGACGTGCGCCAGCTGATGGCCGACCCGCGCGAGAAGGACAAGCTCTCCAAGGCGGCGGTGACGGTGGGCCGCAACGTGGGCCAGGCCCTGGGCTGGTTCCTCGGGGACCGGCACGAATTGCTGCCCCAGGCGGTGATTCGCCGCATCTCCCTGCACCACCAGCTCAAGGGGGACGCGGACGCGCGCGTGGCCCGCTCCAGCCTGCTCCAGGATGCGAGCAAGGCGCTCCAGAGCACCCTGGCCTCGCGCGGCAAGCTCGACACGGTCAGCACCGTGGGCCACAAGGTGGCGATCAGCTGGAAGCAGTACCGCCGCGAAGGCATCTCCAAGGCGCTGCTGTCGGCGCATCGCGCCCTGAGGACGCCTCCCAAGGAGCCTCGGGGCTGGTGGGAGCAGGATCACTACCGCCTGCTGGCTCAGCCGCCCAAGGCCCGCGCCGTGGTGCCCTCTTCGAGCGCGCGCACGCTGGACCCGGAGCACCTGGTCATCAACTGGGTGATTCCTCCCTTCGGGCGCGGCGGAGGTGGCCATATGACCATCTTCCGCACCATCCACTTCCTGGAGCTCCTGGGCCACCGCTGCCGCGTCTACATGACGGACAGCCACGGGCTGCCTCCCGAGCCGATGCGGCTGCAGGCGATGGTCCACCAGTGGTTCCTGCCCATCCAGGCCCCGGTGCTGCACCTGGGCGAGGAGGAGATGGAGCCGGCGGACATCGTCATGGCCACCGCCTGGCACACCGCCTACCGGGTGCGCGCCACCAACTGCGCGCCGGTGAAGGCCTACTTCATCCAGGACTACGAGCCCGACTTCTTCGGCGTGGGCGCCGAGTGGCAGATGGCCGAGGACACCTACCGCTTCGGCTTCTATGGGCTCACCGCCGGCCCGTGGCTCGAGTCGCTGATGCGCACCAAGTACGGCATGCACGCCCGGAGCTTCCAGCTCGCGGTGGACCATGACGTCTACTACCCGGATCCGGTGCTGCGCGACGGCAAGCGCAAGGTGTTCGCGTACATGCGCCCCAACACCACCCGCCGGGGTTTCGAGCTGGTGGCGCTGTCGCTGGGGCAGGTGAAGGCGCGCTTCCCCGAGGTGGAGATCCACATCGCCGGGGCGGAGCTGCCGCCCTCCGCGCTGCCGTTCCCCTTCGTCTCCCACGGGGTGCTGGACTTCGACGGGCTGCGGCGCGTCTTCTCCGCCAGCGATGTGGCGGTGTGCCTCTCGTTCACCAACTACAGCCTGCTGCCCCAGGAGCTGGCCGCCTGTGGCTGCCCGGTGGTGGACATCGACGTGGAGAGCACGCACCAGGCCTACCCCGAGGGCGCCGTGGTGCTGGCGCCTCCCACGGTGGCGGGCATCTCCCAGGAGGTCTGCCGCCTGCTGGAGGACGAGGCGCTGCGCCAGCGGACGATCGCCGCGGGCTTCCAGTACGTGCGTGGCCTCTCCTGGGAGAAGGCCGTGCTCCAGACGGAGGAGGCCCTGAAGGAGTTCGCGCTGCTCGGCACAGGCAGGGCGTCCCAGCAGGCTCCGTTACTGGGCGTGGTGCGGTAG
- a CDS encoding glycosyltransferase family 2 protein → MREPSQRPANGASPGLTIMEGGSNERGSLPPPSIESAADLAERAGAQFLLVDELRRSDATAAELAGPERILREMLRELRLRAPRGSASFIPGPRPFPLYSNILGEVERRFVARGGSRGYRRMLRAARPFQMELLRTQFRFNEQLTSILVEPERYTGTDSEAVQSQLRQLLEPLADPTAWLHQSHRKAAVAKAVGLLKRSGVAGLSKLLRPALERMRSWNHIAIEALLAGTGDSMPTRAQAQEFVRRLEAVADPCPPELNLPELWRETLAPQRDFTREATRALARHLAILPPFSDVEYRQWCAMFEPARMLTAARAVRQLRQLPSFSVLVGARELNLAHWRECIGSLLAQSYELWELCVAGPEHALEQLRGTLPPEWTADSRLRFIPSAASASHGAALNLAAKTARGEALVFIDPADRLAPHALAEMALALDAQPEARMVYSDEDRLDGGGNRCRPFFKPDWSRDMQRACDYASRLLVMRRKAFEELGGIQEGFDGAELYELVLRASESSTPAAHVTTVLYHRRETPRAFHFVNAAAHVALTQHLSRCGEEAEVQVTRTGTLRVRPQVKGSPRVSIIVPFKDKPELLQQLWSTFSAQTRWENWQLILVSNNSVDPRTHALLEELEDPRILKLTWNHPFNYSAINNFAARYAKGELLLFLNNDIEIIEEGWLEELIAQAQRPEVGVVGPMLLFPNRSIQHAGVVLGPGGFATHAFWRGRPDEEWTPFGRADCIRDFLAVTGACMMMRREVFEQVGGYDERMIVSGSDVELALRVVGRGLRCVYTPHACLVHHESATRRFHAIPDRDAWLSYSAFRPWTRRGDPFYNPNLTFATMDSSLRTDERTAESLAVQMLAWELPATQALLGPR, encoded by the coding sequence ATGCGTGAGCCTTCTCAGCGCCCCGCGAACGGCGCGTCTCCCGGACTGACCATCATGGAAGGAGGCAGTAACGAGCGCGGGTCTCTTCCCCCTCCCAGCATCGAGTCCGCCGCGGACCTCGCCGAGCGCGCGGGGGCCCAGTTCCTCCTGGTCGACGAGCTGCGTCGCAGCGACGCCACCGCCGCCGAGCTGGCCGGCCCCGAGCGCATCCTGCGAGAGATGCTGCGCGAGCTCCGCCTGCGCGCTCCCCGGGGTTCCGCGTCCTTCATCCCGGGGCCGCGCCCGTTTCCGCTCTACTCCAACATCCTGGGCGAGGTGGAGCGGCGCTTCGTCGCGCGGGGCGGCTCTCGTGGGTACCGGCGCATGCTGCGCGCGGCCCGTCCGTTCCAGATGGAGCTGCTGCGGACGCAGTTCCGCTTCAACGAGCAGCTGACCTCCATCCTCGTGGAGCCCGAGCGCTACACCGGCACCGACTCGGAAGCGGTCCAGAGCCAGCTGCGCCAGTTGCTGGAGCCGCTCGCCGACCCCACCGCCTGGCTGCACCAGTCCCACCGCAAGGCGGCCGTCGCCAAGGCCGTGGGGCTCCTCAAGCGCTCGGGAGTGGCCGGCCTGAGCAAGCTGCTGCGCCCGGCGCTCGAGCGCATGCGGAGCTGGAACCACATCGCCATCGAGGCGCTGCTCGCCGGTACGGGCGACTCGATGCCGACGCGCGCCCAGGCCCAGGAATTCGTACGCCGTCTGGAGGCGGTGGCCGATCCCTGCCCCCCGGAGCTGAACCTGCCGGAGCTGTGGCGCGAGACGCTCGCGCCCCAGCGCGACTTCACCCGCGAGGCCACCCGCGCCCTGGCGCGCCACCTGGCCATCCTTCCGCCCTTCTCGGACGTGGAGTACCGCCAGTGGTGCGCGATGTTCGAGCCCGCGCGCATGCTCACCGCCGCCCGCGCGGTTCGCCAGCTGCGGCAGCTTCCCTCCTTCTCGGTGCTGGTGGGCGCGCGTGAGCTCAACCTCGCGCACTGGCGCGAGTGCATTGGCTCCCTGCTGGCGCAGAGCTACGAGCTGTGGGAGCTGTGCGTCGCGGGGCCCGAGCACGCGCTGGAGCAGCTGCGTGGCACCCTGCCTCCGGAGTGGACCGCCGACAGCCGGCTGCGCTTCATCCCCTCCGCGGCCAGCGCCAGCCATGGGGCCGCCCTCAACCTGGCGGCCAAGACCGCGCGGGGCGAGGCCCTGGTGTTCATCGACCCGGCGGACCGGCTCGCGCCCCACGCCCTGGCGGAGATGGCGCTCGCGCTCGACGCCCAGCCGGAGGCGCGCATGGTGTACTCGGACGAGGACCGGCTGGATGGAGGCGGCAACCGCTGCCGCCCCTTCTTCAAGCCGGACTGGAGCCGGGACATGCAGCGCGCGTGCGACTACGCCTCGCGCTTACTCGTCATGCGCCGCAAGGCATTCGAGGAGCTCGGCGGCATCCAGGAGGGCTTCGACGGCGCCGAGCTGTACGAGCTGGTCCTTCGCGCCTCGGAGTCCTCCACCCCGGCGGCGCACGTGACCACGGTGCTCTACCACCGCCGTGAGACGCCTCGGGCCTTCCACTTCGTCAACGCGGCGGCCCACGTCGCGCTCACCCAGCACCTGTCGCGCTGCGGAGAAGAGGCCGAGGTGCAGGTGACGCGCACGGGCACGCTGCGCGTGCGCCCGCAGGTGAAGGGCAGCCCGCGCGTCTCCATCATCGTCCCCTTCAAGGACAAGCCGGAGCTGCTCCAGCAGTTGTGGAGCACCTTCAGCGCCCAGACGCGCTGGGAGAACTGGCAGCTCATCCTCGTCTCCAACAACTCGGTGGACCCCCGGACCCACGCGCTGCTGGAGGAGCTGGAGGATCCGCGCATCCTCAAGCTCACCTGGAACCACCCCTTCAACTACTCGGCCATCAACAACTTCGCGGCCCGCTATGCCAAGGGCGAGCTGCTGCTCTTCCTCAACAACGACATCGAGATCATCGAGGAGGGGTGGCTGGAGGAGCTCATCGCCCAGGCCCAGCGCCCGGAGGTGGGCGTGGTGGGCCCGATGCTGCTCTTCCCCAACCGGAGCATCCAGCACGCGGGCGTGGTGCTCGGGCCTGGAGGCTTCGCGACGCATGCCTTCTGGCGGGGCCGCCCGGACGAGGAGTGGACGCCCTTCGGTCGCGCCGACTGCATCCGCGACTTCCTGGCCGTCACCGGCGCCTGCATGATGATGCGCCGCGAGGTCTTCGAGCAGGTCGGCGGCTACGACGAGCGGATGATCGTCTCCGGCAGCGACGTGGAGCTGGCGCTGCGCGTCGTCGGGCGTGGGCTGCGGTGTGTGTACACCCCTCATGCGTGCCTGGTGCATCATGAGTCGGCCACGCGCCGCTTCCACGCCATCCCCGACCGGGACGCCTGGCTCTCGTACAGCGCGTTCCGCCCGTGGACGCGGCGCGGCGACCCCTTCTACAACCCGAACCTCACCTTCGCGACGATGGACAGCTCGCTGCGCACGGACGAGCGCACCGCCGAGTCCCTGGCGGTGCAGATGCTCGCCTGGGAGCTCCCCGCGACGCAGGCGTTGCTCGGTCCCCGATAA
- a CDS encoding glycosyltransferase family 2 protein, translating into MSRDLDDAVLWLGIVLYQNVPRELERLCAALRLNQETPGTPAFRVVWWDNSPTDALRAELSRLAPGSDYRFAGANLGFGAAHNRVMKEAFASPTTRYYLCVNPDGVPHPRCLSELVTEAERAERTGLIEARLFPDEHPKPYEPVTHETPWCSGCVLLLTRELYRQVGGFDERFFMYCEDVDLSWRARAAGFSIRVAPRALVHHYTVDREITTRRELSVRRSAALLGAKYGNAAFARERLREYQALGGEPFSLPAVARPPAAMARVADFRHLFMFAESRW; encoded by the coding sequence ATGTCGCGCGATCTCGATGATGCCGTGCTGTGGCTGGGCATCGTCCTCTACCAGAATGTTCCGCGAGAGCTGGAGCGGCTGTGCGCGGCGCTGCGACTGAACCAGGAGACGCCGGGGACACCGGCCTTCCGGGTGGTGTGGTGGGACAACTCGCCGACGGATGCGCTGCGTGCGGAACTTTCCCGGCTGGCGCCAGGGAGCGACTACCGCTTCGCGGGGGCGAACCTGGGCTTCGGCGCGGCGCACAACCGCGTCATGAAGGAGGCGTTCGCCTCACCTACCACCCGCTACTATCTGTGCGTCAACCCGGACGGAGTGCCCCACCCTCGCTGCCTGAGCGAACTGGTGACGGAGGCGGAGCGAGCGGAGCGCACGGGACTCATCGAGGCGCGGCTGTTCCCGGACGAGCACCCCAAGCCCTACGAGCCGGTGACACATGAGACGCCCTGGTGCTCGGGATGCGTGCTGCTTCTCACGCGGGAGCTATACCGGCAGGTGGGGGGCTTCGATGAGCGCTTCTTCATGTACTGCGAGGACGTGGATCTCTCCTGGCGGGCGCGAGCCGCGGGCTTCTCCATCCGGGTAGCCCCGCGAGCGCTCGTCCACCACTACACGGTAGATCGGGAGATCACCACGCGCCGGGAGCTGAGCGTGCGCCGCAGCGCCGCGCTGTTGGGCGCCAAGTACGGCAACGCGGCGTTCGCGCGGGAGCGCTTGCGCGAGTACCAGGCGCTGGGCGGCGAACCGTTCTCCCTGCCCGCCGTGGCGCGTCCTCCCGCCGCGATGGCACGCGTCGCCGACTTCCGGCACCTCTTCATGTTCGCGGAGTCGCGCTGGTGA
- a CDS encoding glycosyltransferase gives MSALPQDTVDRHLHSFVLRRAAPGSRVLLLGKNDALARELACSGRELVSGEALDTEAWRRFAPTHVVLAESLPAEGLEARLRLLREAVPEAEILLGFANTGAASALLATLVDGTPARQGPSEASFAHCLSACRLRVVHREAHEEASRRTSLAEGAERALNQLLSQLSPGAGADVLLYVLARAHEEAPSVSHEPELLSVVLWNGPEHRHLLDEAVFSLACQRYRPLEIVLVEPDASAGDALRTLEKYQHIEDFRIQHVRGPQGGLMNEAIRRARGQYLAFFEASGLIYPGHFEKLIGALRGTTAAWAVSRAFRRVSRAIPGGDDYIETKVPFPLGDHLELAHFRQHPWLLHVFVIDRNRTASFPLSVPDPAPGKAAALPLRLAALFEPVFLNGLATCEQREPERDPPAMEPGTESLQVLRSWDALEQTVARASQTTKGLRHRALDGLNDRLRRWAPRLHGALRSSASRWLR, from the coding sequence GTGAGTGCCCTCCCCCAAGATACGGTCGACAGGCACCTGCACTCCTTCGTGCTGAGACGCGCGGCGCCCGGCAGCCGGGTCCTCCTGCTGGGGAAGAACGACGCGCTGGCCAGGGAGCTGGCTTGCTCTGGCCGCGAGCTGGTGTCGGGCGAAGCCCTCGACACCGAAGCGTGGCGAAGGTTCGCACCGACCCACGTGGTCCTCGCGGAGAGCCTTCCAGCGGAGGGACTCGAAGCCCGCCTGCGCCTCCTTCGTGAGGCAGTCCCCGAGGCGGAGATCCTCCTCGGCTTTGCCAACACTGGAGCGGCGAGCGCACTGCTCGCCACCCTGGTGGACGGCACTCCGGCTCGCCAGGGCCCTTCCGAGGCCAGCTTCGCACACTGCCTCTCCGCCTGTCGGCTGAGGGTGGTGCATCGCGAGGCGCACGAGGAAGCGTCCCGGCGGACTTCCCTCGCCGAGGGTGCCGAGCGAGCCCTGAACCAGTTGCTGTCCCAGCTCTCACCCGGAGCTGGCGCCGACGTACTCCTCTACGTCCTGGCACGAGCACATGAGGAAGCCCCCTCCGTAAGCCATGAGCCGGAACTGCTCAGCGTCGTGCTCTGGAACGGCCCCGAGCACCGGCACCTGCTCGACGAGGCGGTCTTCTCTTTGGCCTGCCAGAGGTACCGGCCCCTCGAGATTGTCCTGGTGGAGCCGGACGCAAGCGCTGGGGACGCGCTGCGGACGCTGGAGAAGTACCAGCACATCGAGGACTTCCGCATTCAGCATGTGCGCGGTCCCCAGGGTGGGCTGATGAACGAGGCGATCCGTCGGGCCCGTGGCCAGTACCTGGCCTTCTTCGAGGCTTCAGGACTCATCTACCCCGGGCACTTCGAGAAGCTCATCGGGGCGCTGCGCGGGACAACAGCGGCGTGGGCGGTCTCGCGTGCCTTCCGACGCGTGTCGCGTGCCATCCCTGGAGGAGACGACTACATCGAGACGAAGGTCCCCTTCCCTCTCGGGGACCACCTGGAGTTGGCCCACTTCCGCCAACACCCGTGGCTGCTCCATGTATTCGTCATCGATCGGAACCGGACCGCGAGCTTTCCCTTGAGTGTGCCCGACCCCGCGCCCGGGAAGGCGGCAGCGCTGCCCCTGCGGCTCGCGGCTCTGTTCGAGCCCGTGTTCCTCAATGGCCTGGCCACCTGCGAGCAGCGGGAGCCGGAGCGTGATCCTCCGGCCATGGAGCCGGGTACGGAGTCCTTGCAGGTCCTGCGCTCCTGGGATGCGCTGGAGCAAACGGTGGCGCGCGCCAGTCAGACCACGAAGGGCCTGCGGCATCGCGCGCTCGATGGTCTCAATGACAGATTGCGTCGCTGGGCACCCCGGCTCCACGGGGCGCTGCGCTCCTCGGCGTCGAGGTGGTTGAGGTAA
- a CDS encoding GNAT family N-acetyltransferase: protein MLKSVVREDSQLLADWLGDPDFAGSFLNVWPVSREQWEGMLSHPWDARTDGMFLILASEGGEPMGLVGYFNPFTRTDLFQGLEIWAQVHPRFRQRRIAVTACRLLISRLFSTLPVERIQATVTVGNDAPCHVAHLLGMQREGICRSITLLNGRYADMYLYSILRSDWRSEAEYLQAR from the coding sequence GTGTTGAAATCCGTCGTGCGGGAAGACTCCCAGCTCCTCGCGGACTGGCTCGGAGATCCAGACTTCGCGGGCTCCTTCTTGAACGTCTGGCCCGTGTCTCGTGAGCAATGGGAGGGCATGCTGTCGCACCCCTGGGATGCGCGGACGGATGGCATGTTCCTGATCCTGGCCTCCGAAGGAGGCGAGCCCATGGGCCTGGTGGGGTACTTCAATCCCTTCACGCGCACGGATCTCTTCCAGGGACTCGAGATATGGGCCCAGGTCCATCCTCGGTTTCGCCAACGCCGGATCGCCGTCACGGCATGCCGCCTGCTCATCAGTCGCCTGTTCTCGACCCTGCCCGTCGAGAGGATTCAGGCGACAGTGACCGTCGGGAACGACGCGCCCTGCCACGTGGCGCATCTGCTGGGAATGCAGCGAGAGGGGATCTGTCGCAGCATCACGCTCCTCAACGGGCGCTACGCGGACATGTACCTGTATTCGATCCTGAGGAGTGACTGGCGGAGCGAGGCGGAGTACCTCCAGGCTCGCTGA
- a CDS encoding TOMM precursor leader peptide-binding protein translates to MNEELEARRPRLGPSRSVVRDGDATCYIMTSGRELLRCQGTQVSLLVDQLLPLMDGTRTVGEIRAALAGKPEAGSVDTLLDLLWAHHVVVDVGPEQAFSADELRAFGGVVALLSRSFPDPYRPLERLRQARVVVVGHSELSRELVLALAECAIGAIELVTEGAPVSLEVQLPVRVQAHPIEALEAVVPGASLVIGVQDGEFSFTRRMRELNRLCLRLGSSLLAVRLTLDAEGWIGPLHTPGTACFECVNLRQESHLKAWKEQLLHCAQVEQGLLVGKRLGFPPFQRQLANAVAVEVLLQLTGLEPSRLSGRSLLVDVLTQERSLHPVLKHPACPACGHSPAARVFPWGDEEIRLGRMLLKQEEGR, encoded by the coding sequence ATGAACGAAGAACTCGAAGCCAGGCGACCCCGGTTGGGGCCTTCGAGGAGCGTCGTCCGCGATGGCGATGCCACCTGTTACATCATGACGAGCGGTAGGGAGTTGCTCCGCTGCCAGGGCACGCAGGTCTCCCTCCTGGTGGATCAACTGCTGCCGCTCATGGACGGCACTCGCACCGTTGGGGAGATCCGAGCCGCGCTCGCGGGGAAGCCCGAGGCTGGGAGCGTGGATACACTGCTGGACTTGCTGTGGGCTCACCACGTGGTGGTGGATGTGGGGCCGGAGCAGGCGTTCTCCGCGGATGAACTCAGGGCGTTCGGCGGCGTGGTGGCGCTGCTCTCCCGGAGCTTTCCAGATCCGTACCGCCCCCTCGAGCGCCTGCGTCAGGCGCGCGTCGTCGTGGTGGGGCATTCGGAGCTGTCCCGAGAGCTGGTGCTTGCCCTGGCGGAGTGCGCCATCGGTGCCATCGAGCTCGTGACGGAAGGAGCCCCTGTGTCCCTCGAGGTGCAGCTCCCTGTCCGAGTCCAGGCGCACCCCATCGAGGCGCTGGAGGCCGTCGTTCCGGGGGCCAGCCTCGTCATCGGTGTGCAGGACGGCGAGTTCAGCTTCACCCGGCGGATGCGGGAGTTGAATCGCCTCTGCCTGCGGTTGGGCTCCAGCTTGCTCGCGGTCCGGCTGACGCTGGATGCGGAGGGGTGGATCGGGCCGCTCCACACACCGGGGACAGCGTGCTTCGAGTGCGTGAACCTCCGGCAGGAGAGTCACCTCAAGGCCTGGAAGGAGCAGCTCCTTCATTGCGCGCAGGTCGAGCAGGGGCTGCTCGTGGGCAAGCGGCTCGGGTTCCCCCCTTTCCAACGACAGCTTGCCAACGCGGTGGCAGTGGAGGTGCTCCTCCAACTGACCGGACTCGAGCCCTCTCGCCTGAGCGGGCGCAGCCTCCTCGTGGATGTCCTTACCCAGGAGCGGAGTCTCCACCCGGTGCTGAAACATCCCGCCTGCCCCGCCTGCGGTCATTCACCCGCAGCGCGCGTCTTCCCCTGGGGGGATGAGGAGATCCGCCTCGGACGGATGCTCTTGAAGCAGGAGGAAGGCAGATGA
- a CDS encoding CIA30 family protein codes for MPHRLTRSEPARAAIPEIAPGLAQLWFDPSEVTPQVVQALASHVSRTIHRLRRLSSLDFVTPFEVVLDARQLVPVAYPSLALPRIVLPVNPRTLPPGEDLSPEVVHELAHLLLFASSSPFFSEGWAVACSYLLSPSTYFPFSLRDDAPSLHHLLAEQPEGMRTLVQELRPHGAWGDLRIREMPDESNRLAYARAGSFVLHLIEERGVSAFTRLLQALRDDPRLLEEVACERLYGCGLVELEAEWRSRLERMRPAPVSRPRGGSPLFHSSDSDWELCTDGLSQGHVTSLGPSCEDGVALSGRVGIEVALPFISLMRFLRRDRSPMNLRGQAGLRFEARGDGKAYQICLATQRAQQPGAEFIHLLATHPEWTCHEVPFSRFHRFVSDRCGWTGEDVLALYLRVFGYRGQDIHLEIRKLELYS; via the coding sequence ATGCCGCATCGCCTGACTCGGTCCGAGCCCGCTCGCGCAGCCATCCCGGAGATCGCGCCGGGACTGGCGCAGTTGTGGTTCGATCCCTCCGAGGTGACGCCCCAGGTGGTTCAGGCGCTGGCAAGCCATGTCAGCCGAACGATTCACCGCCTTCGCAGGCTGTCCTCCCTGGACTTCGTCACGCCGTTCGAGGTCGTGCTGGATGCAAGGCAGTTGGTGCCCGTCGCCTATCCATCTCTGGCACTGCCGCGCATCGTCCTCCCGGTGAATCCGCGGACACTGCCGCCTGGAGAGGATCTCTCACCCGAGGTCGTTCACGAGCTCGCCCACCTGCTCTTGTTCGCGTCCAGTTCCCCCTTCTTCTCCGAAGGTTGGGCCGTCGCTTGCTCCTACCTGCTCTCTCCGAGCACCTACTTTCCCTTCTCGTTGAGGGACGATGCGCCCTCGCTCCATCACCTTCTCGCTGAACAGCCAGAGGGCATGCGCACGCTGGTCCAGGAACTGCGGCCTCATGGCGCCTGGGGAGACTTGCGCATCCGAGAGATGCCCGATGAGAGCAACCGGCTCGCCTACGCGCGCGCGGGCTCCTTCGTCCTCCATCTGATCGAGGAGCGTGGTGTCAGCGCCTTCACACGTCTCCTCCAGGCGCTCAGGGATGATCCCCGACTTCTGGAAGAGGTGGCCTGCGAGCGACTCTACGGCTGCGGCCTGGTCGAGTTGGAAGCGGAGTGGCGGAGCAGGCTCGAACGGATGCGCCCGGCACCGGTCTCTCGCCCCCGGGGTGGCTCGCCCCTGTTCCACTCGTCGGACTCCGACTGGGAGTTGTGTACGGATGGGCTCAGCCAGGGGCATGTCACTTCGCTGGGGCCGAGCTGCGAGGACGGTGTCGCGCTGAGTGGGAGGGTTGGCATCGAGGTGGCCCTGCCGTTCATCTCCCTCATGCGGTTCCTGCGGCGGGACCGCTCCCCCATGAATCTGCGAGGCCAGGCGGGTCTCCGCTTCGAGGCACGTGGGGACGGAAAGGCGTACCAGATCTGCCTGGCGACGCAGCGGGCGCAACAGCCGGGAGCGGAGTTCATTCACCTGCTGGCGACACACCCTGAGTGGACGTGCCACGAAGTCCCTTTCTCCCGGTTCCACCGTTTCGTGAGCGACCGGTGCGGCTGGACGGGAGAGGACGTGCTCGCGCTCTACCTCCGGGTGTTCGGCTATCGGGGCCAGGACATCCATCTCGAGATACGCAAGCTGGAGCTCTACTCATGA